One stretch of Paenibacillus sp. FSL R5-0341 DNA includes these proteins:
- a CDS encoding YitT family protein codes for MPKIIWHSLVIILGAAAIACGFNWFLVPHQLLSGGVSGISMLLGYFTTLNLSIMYFVLNIPLLIAGWFILGRRFITLSILSVAATSWFIALLPVFAVATDPLLSSVFGGVLIGLGTGVSFRVGGSTGGLDIVGSIFTRNRDFPIGTVMAGMNGAIILLAGYLSDNWNIALASMVSIYITGKVLDLIHISHVKVTLYIITNETEAMLGKLLVRPRGVTKIKTQGAYTDIEKDMLMTVTTRYELVEIKRIIKETDPKAFVNIVETVGVMGSFRRS; via the coding sequence TTGCCCAAAATAATTTGGCACTCTTTAGTGATCATTTTGGGTGCTGCAGCTATTGCCTGCGGCTTTAACTGGTTTTTGGTCCCCCATCAGCTTTTAAGCGGCGGGGTGTCCGGTATTTCAATGCTTCTGGGTTATTTTACAACGTTGAATCTTAGTATAATGTATTTTGTTCTTAACATTCCCCTGCTCATTGCAGGTTGGTTTATTCTTGGACGTCGTTTCATTACATTAAGTATTCTCTCGGTAGCAGCCACTTCTTGGTTCATCGCGCTTCTGCCTGTTTTTGCTGTGGCTACAGACCCTTTGTTAAGCTCTGTATTTGGTGGTGTGCTTATTGGACTGGGCACTGGCGTTTCCTTCAGAGTCGGCGGCTCCACAGGCGGTCTGGACATTGTCGGTTCCATTTTCACACGTAATCGAGACTTTCCGATTGGTACAGTAATGGCCGGCATGAACGGTGCAATCATTTTGCTTGCAGGATATCTGAGTGATAACTGGAATATAGCTCTGGCCTCCATGGTATCCATCTATATTACAGGCAAGGTGCTGGATCTGATCCACATCAGTCACGTCAAAGTAACACTGTACATTATTACGAACGAAACCGAAGCCATGTTAGGAAAATTACTGGTTCGGCCTCGCGGAGTTACCAAAATCAAGACTCAAGGGGCATACACGGATATTGAAAAGGACATGCTCATGACCGTTACAACCCGTTACGAGTTGGTTGAAATCAAACGCATTATCAAGGAAACAGATCCAAAAGCCTTTGTTAACATTGTGGAAACGGTTGGTGTTATGGGTTCATTCCGCAGAAGTTGA
- a CDS encoding LysR family transcriptional regulator, with the protein MELRQLHYFLKVAQKEHVTQAAEELHVAQSAVSRQIHQLEEELGVDLFMQKGRNLQLTAVGQLFCKRIEGILKDLDKAVGEVHEFLDPEHGEIRIGFPHSLGIHLIPSVVAAFRQRYPNVKFRFKQGMFPTLIRDVLSGEVDLAFISPFPEKHDQVDGDIVLTEELHAILPPNHPLAGEETIALEQLKDDKFVLFSKGYSLRPIVWHACLEAGFTPKIAFEGEETDTIRGLVAAGMGVSLLPEMALFQTNPLQPAHVAISHPKVTRTIGLIHRADDKLPLVAQSFRSFLLHYFGLQQNNTPSD; encoded by the coding sequence GTGGAATTAAGACAGTTGCATTACTTTTTGAAAGTGGCACAGAAGGAACATGTAACACAGGCTGCTGAAGAGTTGCATGTGGCACAGTCAGCGGTGAGTCGTCAGATTCATCAGCTGGAAGAAGAGCTTGGCGTGGACCTTTTTATGCAAAAGGGGCGAAACCTGCAGTTGACTGCCGTGGGACAGCTTTTTTGCAAACGGATTGAAGGCATATTGAAAGATCTGGATAAGGCGGTCGGAGAAGTTCATGAGTTTCTGGACCCGGAGCATGGGGAGATTCGAATTGGATTTCCGCATAGCCTGGGGATTCATCTCATTCCTTCCGTTGTGGCTGCTTTCCGTCAGCGTTACCCTAACGTGAAATTCAGATTTAAGCAGGGGATGTTTCCTACGCTCATTCGTGATGTGTTATCAGGAGAGGTAGACTTGGCATTCATATCTCCTTTTCCGGAGAAGCATGATCAAGTGGATGGGGATATTGTACTCACGGAGGAGTTACATGCCATTCTTCCTCCGAATCATCCGTTAGCTGGTGAGGAGACGATTGCGCTCGAACAGCTCAAGGATGATAAGTTCGTATTATTCAGCAAAGGTTATTCTCTTCGTCCTATTGTGTGGCATGCATGTCTGGAAGCCGGTTTTACACCCAAGATCGCTTTTGAAGGTGAAGAGACCGACACGATCCGTGGGTTGGTCGCTGCGGGCATGGGGGTCAGTCTGTTGCCTGAGATGGCGTTATTCCAGACGAACCCGTTGCAGCCGGCACATGTGGCCATCTCTCATCCCAAAGTAACACGCACCATCGGGTTAATTCACCGTGCAGATGACAAACTGCCGCTAGTTGCCCAGTCCTTTCGTTCATTCTTGCTTCATTATTTCGGTTTACAACAAAACAATACCCCATCCGATTAA
- a CDS encoding M67 family metallopeptidase, protein MAALHGQQNVFYIPSSVEKEMSKHMFLSLPQEACGVLLGETAAGGIRISRFQPIRNVAPDPLHHFALDDAEWIRCVFSEPKLIGIFHSHPHTRPVPSVEDIQALPAFAGLLQMYLIGSPDLTVGLRSHMHLNGYQIESSKVQQDQSHHIVPSYNLLPVPLCVT, encoded by the coding sequence ATGGCAGCACTTCACGGGCAGCAAAACGTCTTCTACATCCCTTCTTCCGTAGAAAAAGAGATGTCAAAGCACATGTTCCTTTCGCTGCCGCAAGAAGCCTGCGGGGTTTTGCTGGGTGAAACCGCAGCGGGCGGCATACGAATCAGTCGGTTTCAGCCCATTCGTAACGTAGCACCTGACCCGCTGCACCATTTTGCGTTGGACGATGCCGAATGGATTCGGTGCGTATTCTCCGAACCTAAGCTCATTGGCATCTTCCATTCTCATCCGCATACAAGGCCCGTTCCATCCGTAGAGGACATCCAAGCGCTTCCGGCCTTCGCCGGTTTACTCCAGATGTACCTCATCGGCTCACCTGACCTTACAGTCGGATTACGATCTCACATGCATCTGAACGGTTATCAGATTGAATCCTCGAAGGTACAACAAGATCAGTCACACCATATTGTCCCTTCGTACAATCTGCTTCCCGTTCCATTATGCGTGACTTAA
- a CDS encoding DUF1499 domain-containing protein, with amino-acid sequence MTLKRTLVGIIRSMEGTSDRAKDPKLKTRYYNLSKDRAWEEVSSTLKKIPGYKVLHEVPSVGEVILEKRTTFGRTMDITVSIISVSPVRSAVDMYSASRGSLGDLGSNYRTIMNLFSVLDKKLSKYKAND; translated from the coding sequence TTGACCTTAAAGAGAACGCTCGTCGGTATCATCCGCAGCATGGAGGGAACCAGCGATCGAGCCAAGGATCCCAAATTAAAAACACGGTACTATAACTTATCCAAAGACAGAGCCTGGGAAGAAGTTTCTTCGACACTCAAAAAGATTCCAGGGTATAAAGTGCTGCACGAAGTGCCTTCTGTTGGAGAAGTTATACTGGAGAAACGGACTACCTTTGGACGGACGATGGACATTACAGTTTCCATTATCTCGGTAAGTCCTGTTCGCAGTGCGGTGGATATGTATTCTGCTTCCCGTGGTTCACTTGGAGACTTGGGCTCTAACTATCGGACGATTATGAATTTATTCTCTGTACTGGATAAAAAGCTGAGCAAGTATAAAGCAAATGATTGA
- a CDS encoding exonuclease domain-containing protein, with protein sequence MREPVRGNTGFWNSLRQGGVPSAIASIMGAPTAQHMAFIRSMMREQRRPEVLHTPLNELDAVVFDLETTGFSPQHGDEIISFGAVRIHGGVVLEGEQFYTVVQSKTAVPEHITELTGITQQMTLDAPTLLEGLHDFMSFVGGNVLIAHASAHDRAFLNAALWRTSKVRLTHRLIDTMMLARWLEPSRPGYGLDELLESRGIPIYGRHHALEDSKMTAQLWSCYLEDMTRKNVETLGDLYTQLSHA encoded by the coding sequence ATGAGAGAGCCGGTAAGGGGCAATACAGGATTCTGGAATTCGCTGCGTCAGGGAGGGGTTCCTTCCGCCATCGCTTCCATTATGGGAGCCCCTACGGCGCAACACATGGCGTTTATCCGCTCAATGATGAGAGAACAGCGCCGACCTGAGGTACTGCATACGCCTCTAAATGAGCTGGACGCTGTTGTATTTGATCTGGAAACGACGGGTTTCTCTCCCCAGCATGGGGATGAGATTATCTCATTTGGTGCGGTCCGTATACATGGTGGTGTGGTGCTGGAAGGAGAACAGTTCTATACGGTGGTGCAGTCCAAGACTGCGGTTCCGGAACATATTACTGAACTGACGGGCATCACACAGCAGATGACGCTGGACGCACCGACTTTGCTGGAGGGGCTGCATGATTTCATGTCTTTTGTAGGTGGAAATGTTCTGATTGCGCACGCAAGTGCGCATGACCGAGCTTTTCTGAATGCAGCTCTGTGGCGGACTTCCAAGGTAAGGTTGACGCATCGTTTAATCGATACGATGATGTTGGCCCGCTGGCTTGAACCAAGCAGGCCGGGGTACGGTCTGGATGAATTGCTGGAATCCAGAGGTATTCCAATCTATGGACGTCACCATGCGCTGGAAGATTCGAAAATGACTGCACAGTTATGGTCCTGCTACCTGGAGGACATGACTCGTAAAAATGTGGAGACCTTGGGGGATCTGTATACCCAGTTAAGTCACGCATAA
- a CDS encoding DUF294 nucleotidyltransferase-like domain-containing protein, which translates to MMEPISYTNYSWSYQGIDGAVSSQELRQARVILQNELQELLSASLSPIEWYQTVNELHDRIARKAVELCIQGMVEEGFGQPPVPYAFIVFGSSGREEATLWSDQDNGMIISDTLHEGKEEYFAQLGQRLTDMLEELGYAKCEGKVMCSEPLWRKTLASWKQQLADWSSDLNWEPVRNLIIASDMRFVAGEQSLAEEWITSFYEQFRLVPELSDAVLRNTVKHKATLNVLGRVVTERFGEHAGGFDVKYGLYIPLVNSARYLALQHGIKESSTLKRMERLTSLEAVPFTLLDACQRAFIAALKFRRSTPVVIQRDLQHSSGFLDEKQMKQKQIHYELRDTLGLVRRVHRALQRQLRFAERRRP; encoded by the coding sequence ATGATGGAACCTATCTCGTATACAAACTATTCCTGGTCTTATCAGGGAATCGATGGTGCGGTGTCTTCTCAAGAACTGCGCCAGGCACGTGTGATATTACAGAACGAGCTCCAGGAATTGTTGTCCGCTTCCTTGTCGCCGATCGAGTGGTACCAAACGGTAAATGAACTGCATGACCGGATTGCACGGAAAGCAGTAGAGTTATGCATTCAGGGGATGGTTGAGGAAGGCTTCGGCCAACCTCCCGTCCCCTATGCCTTTATCGTATTTGGCAGTTCCGGCAGGGAAGAAGCAACGTTATGGAGTGATCAGGACAATGGCATGATCATTAGCGATACGCTACATGAAGGTAAAGAGGAATATTTTGCTCAGCTCGGACAACGACTGACGGATATGTTGGAAGAGCTTGGTTACGCCAAGTGCGAAGGCAAAGTCATGTGCTCAGAGCCACTCTGGAGAAAAACGCTGGCGTCATGGAAGCAACAATTAGCAGATTGGAGCTCGGATCTGAATTGGGAGCCCGTTCGTAATCTGATCATTGCTTCAGACATGCGTTTTGTGGCAGGGGAGCAAAGCTTGGCAGAGGAATGGATCACGAGTTTTTATGAACAGTTTAGACTGGTTCCTGAACTTTCGGATGCAGTTCTTCGCAATACGGTTAAACACAAAGCGACATTAAATGTACTTGGTCGTGTGGTCACAGAGCGATTCGGTGAACATGCAGGCGGATTTGATGTTAAGTATGGCTTGTATATTCCGCTGGTGAACAGTGCCCGTTATTTGGCTCTGCAACATGGGATCAAGGAGTCGTCTACGTTAAAAAGAATGGAGAGACTGACATCCCTTGAGGCTGTTCCGTTTACATTACTGGATGCATGCCAGCGGGCCTTCATTGCTGCTCTGAAATTTCGTAGAAGTACACCAGTTGTCATCCAACGTGACTTGCAGCATAGCAGTGGGTTCCTGGATGAGAAGCAGATGAAACAAAAACAGATTCATTATGAGCTCAGGGATACGCTCGGGTTGGTACGAAGAGTGCATCGAGCTTTGCAAAGACAGTTGCGTTTTGCAGAAAGGAGACGTCCATGA
- a CDS encoding rhomboid family intramembrane serine protease, whose product MIFIRYENWKGYLKYFPLTSLFLIANVVMFIVLTVNGGSTNNMVLLKFGALTNYELFADEWWRYITSIFLHAGFSHLLFNSFALIVFAPPMERLLGSVRYGVLYLGGGVLGNILAVAWYNSIGSITISVGASGAIYAVYGAFLYVALFQRTMMDEASRKTMYTLLVFGIIFSFAMSGINWMAHLGGLLGGFFIYGLLIRLWKPRSLKR is encoded by the coding sequence ATGATATTTATTCGCTATGAGAACTGGAAAGGTTATCTGAAGTATTTCCCTTTGACGTCGCTTTTTTTAATTGCCAATGTAGTCATGTTTATTGTGTTAACGGTGAACGGTGGATCAACGAACAATATGGTGCTGCTGAAATTCGGGGCACTCACGAATTATGAACTGTTCGCAGATGAGTGGTGGCGTTACATTACATCCATCTTCCTGCATGCGGGCTTCAGTCATTTATTGTTTAACAGTTTTGCGTTAATAGTATTTGCACCACCGATGGAGCGACTGCTTGGGTCGGTAAGGTATGGAGTGTTGTACCTGGGTGGCGGCGTATTGGGCAATATTCTTGCTGTTGCTTGGTACAACTCGATTGGGAGCATCACCATCTCGGTAGGCGCTTCAGGAGCGATCTATGCCGTCTATGGTGCATTCCTGTATGTGGCCCTGTTCCAGCGCACCATGATGGATGAGGCTTCGCGCAAAACGATGTACACCTTGCTTGTGTTCGGGATTATATTCTCCTTCGCCATGTCAGGCATTAACTGGATGGCTCATTTAGGCGGATTGCTGGGTGGATTCTTTATTTATGGACTGTTGATCAGATTGTGGAAACCCCGCAGCTTAAAGCGGTAG
- a CDS encoding ammonium transporter, with the protein MRKKWLVSVLVMLTLLAFPVSAFAAAEGPTNIELQSGLNSAFTFLAVVLVFLMQGGFALLEAGSTRMKNAGHIAGKTILTLGISVIAFWALGFGLGFGNGNSFFGTTGFFLSGDKMAASFESLAFSDVPLTVKFVFHLAFAAVSLAIACGGMAERAKMSVYIVFGTLYTIIMYPVVAHWVWGGGWLAELGMQDFAGSTVVHLTGATAALVATILLKPRIGKYNKDGKPNIIPGHNQVYSVLGVIILWIGWFGFNPGSTLTALDDGFFGYVALTTNVAAAAGGVAALLISWAVLGKSDIPSMLNGVLAALVAITGACAFVEPWAALVIGALAGVITFFTAQYFDRKGIDDPIYAFSVHGVAGMWGAISTGLFATPELAEHAGVGQAGLFYGGGFHQLGVQLLGLAGAFAFVLVMSFIILGGMKAIMGIRVTEEEETMGLDISEHGTYGYPEQMKNVDSKSNGGTFSS; encoded by the coding sequence ATGAGAAAGAAATGGTTGGTTTCCGTGTTAGTAATGCTTACTTTATTAGCTTTTCCGGTCAGTGCATTCGCAGCTGCGGAGGGGCCGACTAACATTGAACTTCAAAGTGGTTTGAACTCAGCCTTTACGTTTCTGGCTGTTGTACTCGTGTTCTTGATGCAAGGGGGATTTGCTTTACTTGAAGCGGGTTCAACACGAATGAAGAATGCAGGACACATTGCGGGTAAGACCATCCTGACATTGGGAATTTCAGTTATTGCCTTCTGGGCTTTGGGCTTCGGTCTTGGTTTCGGTAATGGTAACAGCTTCTTTGGAACAACAGGATTCTTCCTGAGCGGTGACAAGATGGCTGCTTCCTTCGAATCACTGGCTTTCTCCGATGTTCCACTGACTGTTAAATTCGTATTCCACCTCGCTTTTGCGGCGGTATCTCTGGCCATTGCCTGCGGTGGTATGGCTGAACGTGCAAAGATGAGCGTATATATTGTTTTCGGTACACTTTATACCATTATCATGTATCCGGTTGTTGCTCACTGGGTATGGGGCGGCGGCTGGTTGGCTGAGCTGGGTATGCAAGACTTTGCAGGATCGACGGTTGTTCACTTGACTGGTGCGACTGCAGCTTTGGTAGCGACCATCTTGTTGAAACCACGTATTGGTAAGTACAACAAGGACGGCAAACCTAACATCATACCAGGTCACAACCAAGTGTATTCCGTACTCGGGGTAATTATCCTCTGGATCGGTTGGTTCGGATTTAACCCAGGTAGTACGTTAACTGCCTTGGACGATGGATTCTTTGGTTATGTTGCATTGACTACTAACGTAGCTGCTGCAGCAGGTGGTGTTGCTGCACTGTTAATTTCATGGGCAGTTCTTGGCAAGTCCGATATTCCTAGCATGTTGAACGGTGTGCTTGCGGCACTCGTTGCAATTACAGGTGCTTGTGCCTTCGTTGAACCTTGGGCAGCTCTGGTTATCGGTGCTTTGGCTGGTGTTATCACATTCTTCACAGCACAGTACTTCGATCGTAAAGGAATCGACGATCCAATCTACGCTTTCTCCGTACACGGTGTTGCTGGTATGTGGGGAGCAATCTCCACAGGTTTGTTCGCTACACCAGAACTTGCTGAGCATGCGGGTGTAGGTCAAGCGGGTCTGTTCTATGGCGGTGGATTCCACCAATTGGGCGTACAGCTTCTTGGTCTGGCAGGTGCTTTTGCCTTCGTACTGGTAATGTCCTTCATTATCCTGGGCGGAATGAAAGCGATCATGGGCATCCGTGTTACTGAAGAAGAAGAAACAATGGGTCTGGATATCAGTGAGCACGGTACTTACGGATACCCTGAACAAATGAAAAATGTAGATTCTAAATCCAATGGTGGTACGTTCAGCTCCTGA
- the tpx gene encoding thiol peroxidase, with protein sequence MTQERTGAATFKGNPITLIGPELKVGDQAPDFTLSKNLVEDASLKDFAGKIKLISVVPSLDTGVCDAQTRRFNVEAGELGDNVVVLTVSVDLPFAQARWCGAAGVDRVVTLSDYKTRSFGEDYGVLIKEFQLDMRSIFVVDAEDRITYVEYLPEMTDSPNFEQAIAAVKALL encoded by the coding sequence ATGACACAAGAACGTACTGGCGCAGCCACATTTAAGGGCAACCCTATTACATTGATCGGACCCGAATTGAAAGTGGGCGATCAAGCACCCGATTTCACACTGAGCAAGAACCTGGTTGAAGATGCATCCCTGAAAGACTTCGCAGGCAAAATCAAATTAATCAGCGTTGTTCCTTCCCTGGATACTGGCGTATGCGATGCGCAAACTCGTCGTTTCAATGTTGAAGCTGGAGAACTCGGAGACAATGTTGTTGTCTTGACAGTAAGTGTTGACCTTCCGTTCGCTCAAGCCCGTTGGTGCGGAGCAGCTGGCGTTGACCGCGTAGTAACATTGTCAGACTACAAAACACGTTCTTTCGGTGAAGACTATGGCGTTCTGATCAAAGAATTCCAGTTGGACATGCGTTCCATTTTTGTGGTGGATGCTGAAGACCGGATTACATATGTGGAGTACCTGCCTGAAATGACAGACTCCCCTAACTTCGAGCAAGCAATTGCTGCTGTAAAAGCTTTGCTGTAG
- a CDS encoding MerR family transcriptional regulator: MKLFRIGELAKTAGVSERTIDYYTKLGLIAPEERTQKNYRLYSNETLTRLERIVQMKQEKYSLDEIKQSLEKWRLVSTEEQVASKLTTLELHVQQLEREVNELKPLLGEMKPVQARKMMAGLLTKSAGTMEALKILLENTMM; the protein is encoded by the coding sequence ATGAAACTTTTTCGGATTGGCGAACTTGCCAAGACCGCTGGTGTTAGTGAACGGACGATTGATTATTACACGAAGCTTGGACTGATCGCTCCCGAAGAACGTACACAAAAAAATTATCGTCTCTATAGTAATGAAACTTTAACCAGGCTTGAACGTATTGTACAGATGAAACAAGAGAAGTATAGTCTCGACGAGATTAAGCAATCTCTTGAGAAGTGGCGTCTGGTTAGTACGGAAGAACAAGTTGCCAGCAAATTGACAACATTGGAGCTTCATGTGCAACAACTTGAGCGAGAGGTTAACGAACTCAAACCGCTACTCGGGGAGATGAAACCTGTACAAGCACGCAAGATGATGGCAGGACTACTTACCAAAAGTGCCGGTACAATGGAGGCACTGAAAATCTTGCTTGAGAACACCATGATGTAG
- a CDS encoding zinc metallopeptidase has protein sequence MSFNNGMFVLIIIAFLLSLWAQFRVKGTFRRWSEVPNQNGITGYDAARQMLDANGLHDVPIEPVRGTLSDHYDPINRVVRLSEPVYYENSISAVSVACHEVGHAIQHKESYPMLALRHRIFPIVNFASGLAPFLLIAGFIFNAMNLVGIGIIFFSVTVAFQLITLPVEFNASNRAREIMVSEGYIRNEEEKGVAKVLNAAALTYVAAALISLLELIRYIGIFNNRD, from the coding sequence ATGAGTTTTAATAACGGTATGTTCGTATTGATCATTATCGCCTTTTTGCTCTCTTTATGGGCGCAATTTCGCGTTAAAGGTACTTTCAGACGTTGGTCAGAGGTACCGAACCAGAATGGAATCACCGGCTACGATGCAGCTCGCCAGATGCTCGACGCTAACGGCCTGCATGATGTTCCAATTGAGCCAGTACGTGGCACACTGTCTGATCACTACGATCCGATCAATCGGGTTGTACGCTTATCGGAACCAGTATATTATGAAAACTCAATCTCAGCTGTTTCGGTAGCGTGTCACGAAGTTGGCCACGCCATTCAGCATAAAGAAAGTTATCCGATGCTGGCACTGCGTCACCGGATCTTCCCAATTGTGAACTTTGCATCCGGATTAGCTCCGTTCCTGTTGATTGCAGGATTCATCTTCAATGCCATGAACCTTGTAGGTATCGGTATCATCTTCTTCTCCGTAACCGTTGCGTTCCAACTTATCACATTGCCGGTTGAGTTCAACGCCAGCAATCGTGCAAGAGAGATTATGGTATCTGAAGGTTATATCCGCAATGAAGAAGAAAAAGGTGTTGCTAAAGTTCTGAATGCCGCAGCTTTGACTTATGTCGCTGCAGCCTTGATCTCACTGCTTGAATTGATCCGTTACATCGGAATCTTCAACAACCGCGATTAA
- a CDS encoding DUF624 domain-containing protein encodes MEFKGAMGGIYRLTEWITRLAATNLLWAICSSPFLFFLIMKLLVMQQNLANESLQMNWAIAIVAPLTLFPATSALFTVVRKWNMGDTDVPIFRTFFVGYKENYKQSLIGGIFYTLLFAIMYLDYTVYMTQFRNMQLVGIIMLVLLLLLFVSLFNFFSMVVHYHMSIGLIIKNAVLLTLIRPFRVFSTLLGSGLLFYIGFRYPVLFIFFIISIIAWFAFFNFYATFNKMQEQMEKMQLKKEEEEAAALAEKSAENGEASETSDDKNITLQK; translated from the coding sequence TTGGAATTTAAAGGAGCTATGGGTGGGATCTACCGGCTTACAGAGTGGATTACGAGACTGGCCGCAACCAATCTGTTGTGGGCTATTTGTTCGTCTCCGTTCTTGTTTTTCTTGATTATGAAACTGCTCGTGATGCAGCAGAACCTCGCCAACGAATCATTGCAAATGAACTGGGCTATAGCCATTGTGGCACCGCTTACACTGTTCCCGGCGACTTCGGCGCTGTTTACGGTTGTTCGTAAATGGAATATGGGCGACACGGATGTGCCGATCTTCCGTACTTTCTTTGTAGGTTACAAGGAAAACTACAAGCAAAGTTTGATTGGGGGCATTTTTTACACGCTGCTGTTCGCGATTATGTATCTGGATTATACGGTGTACATGACGCAGTTCCGTAACATGCAGCTCGTGGGAATCATTATGCTTGTGCTGCTTCTCTTGTTATTTGTATCACTCTTTAACTTTTTCTCGATGGTTGTACACTACCATATGTCCATCGGGCTCATTATCAAAAATGCAGTATTGCTAACGCTGATCAGACCTTTCCGTGTATTCTCCACATTGCTGGGAAGCGGATTGTTGTTCTACATCGGTTTCCGTTATCCGGTCTTGTTCATCTTCTTCATTATTAGTATCATCGCCTGGTTTGCTTTCTTTAACTTCTACGCAACTTTCAACAAAATGCAGGAGCAGATGGAGAAGATGCAGTTGAAGAAAGAAGAAGAGGAAGCCGCTGCGCTGGCTGAGAAATCAGCAGAGAACGGTGAAGCATCTGAGACATCAGACGACAAAAACATTACACTGCAAAAATAA
- a CDS encoding DEAD/DEAH box helicase — MTNLNFTDFNLEPLVLQAITELGFEEATPIQSKAIPLALEGRDLIGQAQTGTGKTAAFGIPLISKITKSDEKIRALIMAPTRELAIQVAEEIEKLTRFKGLRSLPIYGGQDIVRQIRALKRKPQIIIGTPGRLLDHINRKTIKLDDVQTVVLDEADEMLDMGFMEDIQSILKQVPDERQTMLFSATMPPNIQKLAQQFLNNPEHVSVIPKQVSAPLIDQAYIEVPERQKFEALSRLLDMESPELAIVFGRTKRRVDELAEALQKRGYSADGLHGDLSQNQRDTVMRKFRDGSIDVLVATDVAARGLDVSGVTHVVNFDLPQDPESYVHRIGRTGRAGKEGAAWSFVTPREIDHLHFIERVTRHRIPRKPLPTMAEAVEGKQRLTAERLLEIVQSGELNEYKGIAIQMLEQYDSVQLLSAALKLLTGDKKDAQVDLTPEDPIRAKRRKPDVRSGGRKPSGYSGNRSSGSGSGGGYNRDRNSSGGGRGGYNRDRNSGSSTGGGSREGGYNRDRKPRPSNNEGRRPAKDSSFE; from the coding sequence TTGACAAATTTAAACTTCACAGATTTCAATCTTGAACCACTGGTGCTGCAAGCCATCACTGAGCTCGGGTTTGAAGAAGCAACACCGATCCAATCCAAAGCGATTCCTTTGGCACTCGAAGGCAGAGACTTGATTGGTCAAGCACAAACGGGTACGGGTAAAACAGCTGCATTCGGTATTCCGTTGATCAGCAAAATCACGAAAAGTGACGAAAAAATCCGCGCCCTCATTATGGCACCTACACGTGAACTTGCAATCCAAGTTGCTGAAGAGATCGAAAAACTTACTCGCTTCAAAGGTCTGCGCTCCCTGCCAATCTACGGCGGACAAGATATCGTTCGTCAGATTCGTGCACTGAAAAGAAAACCACAGATTATCATTGGTACACCTGGACGTCTCCTTGACCACATCAACCGCAAAACAATCAAACTTGATGATGTACAAACTGTTGTATTGGATGAAGCAGATGAAATGCTCGACATGGGTTTCATGGAGGATATTCAATCTATCCTGAAACAAGTACCAGACGAGCGTCAAACGATGCTGTTCTCAGCAACAATGCCTCCTAACATTCAAAAATTGGCTCAACAATTCTTGAACAATCCTGAGCACGTATCTGTAATTCCTAAACAAGTTAGTGCGCCATTGATCGACCAAGCTTACATTGAAGTACCTGAGCGTCAAAAATTCGAAGCACTTAGCCGTTTGCTGGATATGGAATCTCCTGAACTGGCGATCGTATTCGGACGTACTAAACGTCGTGTTGATGAATTGGCTGAAGCTTTGCAAAAACGTGGATATTCTGCTGATGGTCTCCATGGTGACCTTTCCCAGAACCAACGTGATACAGTAATGCGTAAGTTCCGTGACGGCAGCATTGATGTACTCGTTGCAACAGACGTAGCTGCACGTGGTCTCGATGTATCCGGCGTAACTCACGTTGTAAACTTTGACCTTCCGCAAGATCCGGAAAGCTATGTTCACCGTATTGGTCGTACAGGTCGTGCCGGTAAAGAGGGTGCTGCATGGTCCTTCGTTACACCGCGTGAGATTGATCACTTGCACTTCATCGAGCGTGTAACACGTCACCGTATTCCACGTAAACCACTGCCAACAATGGCAGAAGCGGTTGAAGGCAAACAACGTTTGACAGCAGAGCGTTTGCTGGAAATCGTACAATCTGGCGAACTGAACGAATACAAAGGTATTGCGATTCAAATGCTTGAGCAATATGATTCTGTTCAACTGTTGTCGGCTGCTCTGAAGCTCCTGACAGGTGACAAAAAAGACGCTCAAGTTGACCTTACTCCTGAAGATCCGATCCGTGCTAAACGTCGTAAACCGGATGTTCGCTCAGGCGGACGTAAACCATCTGGCTACAGCGGTAACCGCAGCAGTGGTAGCGGCAGTGGTGGTGGCTACAACCGTGATCGCAACAGCAGTGGCGGCGGACGTGGTGGCTACAACCGTGATCGTAACAGCGGCAGCAGCACTGGCGGTGGAAGCAGAGAAGGTGGTTACAACCGTGACCGCAAACCGCGTCCAAGCAACAACGAAGGACGTCGTCCAGCGAAAGATTCTTCTTTCGAGTAA